A single region of the Myripristis murdjan chromosome 3, fMyrMur1.1, whole genome shotgun sequence genome encodes:
- the LOC115357170 gene encoding adhesion G-protein coupled receptor G5-like, translated as MAPRITDALKTVFIFIILSSVFTCSAGDSENDRDFEFCGKWRNGGKALKLTYNLSPGCAPILISANESSLSIEGQITAQCNKSGVISLDQSGPPTGTHFCLFWEPLLDQLQLQVGGETHKLCEPAGLQQSCCTNLSPSSNEPETSYGIINGSIKGDVLTSKSLAAYGFFGESINCKEQFCDKAIKGPTQVNMIEEAVMRSETVGSVELPCALSSVVVMKEDFQGSDIVLTASPGLPPESIPSIHLPPSLRPPTKTSVKVVCTIFKNSSFFQEGGMSIVDNVVGISVENEIIRDLSEPIRIGFHHRAIHRTFSRKCVSWDTRKDPLKVNWLDDGCLTKQKGEKETECHCNHLTYFTVLVEMEPRPVRHLLALTAITSLGCAVSVISCLALIIFLCRKRKCKEQSIPIHLGLAMSLLFLNLLFFLTGTLANLGEEALCRWVGAGLHYALLSSFTWMALEVFQTFRLVYLVFTPPLKPYIWGLIGFGFPALPVVTLAMVGDIYGVREVAPSDDVSNPYQMCWMKNNHKALLAHYFTNVTVLAILVFSGLVMLFLVYRQIRRRDEWKQNQVAFLSIWGLSCLFGTTWGLTFLNFGPLSDIILFLSCILNSFQGFFLVLRFYMLGWMRKQTGGSTLGTSSTGSTRQHMLQPQEKS; from the exons ATGGCACCACGAATTACCGATGCGTTGAAAActgttttcatcttcatcatcctctctTCAG TGTTCACCTGCTCTGCTGGTGACAGCGAAAATGACCGGGACTTCGAGTTTTGTGGCAAGTGGCGCAATGGTGGCAAAGCCCTGAAGCTGACCTACAACCTCTCTCCGGGCTGTGCACCGATCTTGATCTCGGCCAATGAGAGCTCTCTGTCCATAGAGGGACAGATCACGGCCCAGTGCAACAAGTCCGGTGTCATCAGCCTGGACCAGTCTGGACCTCCTACAGGGACACACTTCTGTCTGTTTTGGGAGCCGCTGCTGGaccagctgcagctgcag GTTGGAGGAGAAACCCACAAACTGTGTGAACCAGCCGGCCTGCAGCAGTCCTGCTGTACTAATTTGTCTCCCAGCTCCAATGAACCTGAGACCAGCTACGGCATCATCAATGGCAGCATCAAAGGCGATGTGCTCACCAGCAAAAGCCTGGCAGCGTACGGCTTCTTTGGAGAAAGCATCAACTGCA AGGAGCAGTTCTGCGATAAAGCCATCAAAGGACCCACCCAAGTCAACAT GATTGAGGAAGCTGTGATGAGGTCAGAGACTGTAGGCAGTGTTGAGCTGCCCTGTGCTCTCAGCTCTGTGGTGGTTATGAAGGAGGATTTCCAAGGCTCTGACATCGTTTTGACG GCCAGCCCAGGTTTACCTCCAGAGTCCATTCCCTCAATCCACCTGCCCCCTTCGCTGAGGCCCCCCACAAAGACATCAGTCAAAGTAGTCTGCACCATCTTCAAAAATTCCTCCTTTTTCCAG GAGGGTGGCATGAGCATTGTGGACAATGTGGTGGGAATCTCCGTGGAGAACGAGATCATCAGAGATCTGTCTGAACCAATCAGGATAGGCTTCCATCACCGCGCCATACAT AGAACCTTTTCCAGGAAATGTGTTTCATGGGACACCAGGAAAG ATCCGCTGAAGGTGAACTGGTTGGATGACGGATGTTTAACGAAGCAGAAAGGTGAAAAAGAGACTGAGTGCCACTGCAACCATCTGACTTACTTCACTGTACTGGTG GAAATGGAACCTCGACCAGTGCGCCACCTGCTGGCGTTGACTGCCATTACATCTCTGGGCTGTGCAGTCTCTGTGATCAGCTGTCTTGCCctcatcatcttcctctgcaGAAAGAG GAAATGTAAGGAGCAGTCTATTCCCATCCATCTGGGCTTGGCCATgtcactcctcttcctcaaccTGCTCTTCTTCCTCACCGGGACGCTGGCCAACCTGGGAGAGGAGGCTCTGTGCCGCTGGGTGGGGGCAGGTCTGCACTACGCCCTTCTCAGCTCCTTCACCTGGATGGCTTTGGAGGTTTTCCAGACCTTCAGGCTGGTCTACTTGGTGTTCACCCCACCGCTGAAGCCCTACATCTGGGGCCTGATCGGCTTTG GTTTCCCAGCTCTTCCTGTTGTCACCTTGGCCATGGTGGGTGACATTTATGGAGTGAGAGAGGTTGCCCCGAGCGATGACGTCTCCAATCCGTACCAGAT gTGTTGGATGAAAAACAACCACAAGGCCTTGTTGGCTCACTACTTCACCAACGTGACAGTGCTGGCCATCTTGGTGTTTTCAGGCCTGGTGATGCTCTTCCTGGTCTACAGGCAGATCCGCAGAAGGGACGAGTGGAAGCAGAACCAGGTGGCGTTTCTCAGCATCTGGGGCCTCAGCTGCCTCTTCGGGACAACGTGGGGTCTGACCTTCCTGAACTTTGGTCCGCTCTCTGACATCATCCTCTTCTTGTCCTGCATCCTCAACTCTTTCCAAG GTTTCTTTCTGGTGTTGCGGTTCTACATGCTGGGCTGGATGCGAAAACAGACTGGTGGCTCGACTCTTGGAACCAGCAGCACTGGATCTACGAGACAACACATGCTGCAGCCCCAGGAGAAGAGCTAG